The Rana temporaria chromosome 13, aRanTem1.1, whole genome shotgun sequence genome has a window encoding:
- the LOC120920945 gene encoding uncharacterized protein LOC120920945 produces MKDGFFLCWCLVLYLHGLVSILPCASMKSLSVEEGEDVVLQLDLNDIRLTSVTWGYEKFLIATTKPGQPLEMGDHGSDYTGRLDSNLKDGSLIIKSLSSKDMRVYRAELFNSQNKYICAQIYDLRISGNGGLSARIADFKESCNGTKQIFQRLGDTVTLQLPSRSGVAFIVWDINNIDHLATTRPGQIERQNYCYSERLFVTTDGSLRLSRITANDERVFRAELYTNNWVHCCSQFF; encoded by the exons ATGAAAGACGGCTTTTTCCTCTGCTGGTGCCTTGTGTTATATCTCCATGGAT TGGTTTCTATCCTTCCTTGTGCCTCCATGAAAAGCCTTTCTGTTGAGGAGGGTGAAGACGTCGTTCTACAACTGGACCTGAATGACATCCGTCTCACTTCTGTCACCTGGGGCTATGAAAAGTTCCTTATTGCCACCACAAAACCAGGCCAGCCACTGGAGATGGGAGATCATGGCTCTGACTATACCGGGAGACTGGATTCTAACTTAAAGGACGGCTCATTAATTATCAAATCTTTGTCTTCCAAAGACATGCGGGTTTACCGAGCTGAATTATTTAACAGCCAAAATAAATACATCTGTGCACAAATATATGATCTCAGGATTAGCG GAAATGGAGGATTGTCTGCAAGAATTGCAG ATTTTAAAGAATCGTGTAATGGCACAAAACAAATATTTCAGCGCCTTGGGGACACTGTTACTCTACAACTTCCCAGCCGTTCAGGAGTAGCATTTATTGTTTGGGATATTAATAACATCGATCACCTAGCAACCACTAGGCCGGGTCAGATAGAGCGTCAAAATTATTGCTACTCCGAGAGACTTTTTGTCACGACTGACGGATCTTTACGGTTGTCCCGAATAACCGCCAACGATGAGCGGGTCTTCAGAGCAGAGCTTTATACCAATAACTGGGTCCACTGCTGCTCACAGTTTTTTTAA